Proteins encoded by one window of Mycolicibacterium sp. ND9-15:
- a CDS encoding SDR family oxidoreductase, producing MILDRFRLDDQVAVVTGAGRGLGAAMALAFAEAGADVVIASRTQSQLEEVAGQIKGVGRRAHVVAADLAHPEDTATLAETAIEAFGKLDIVVNNVGGTMPNALLNTSTKDLRDAFTFNVTTAHALTTAAVPLMLEHSGGGSIINITSTMGRLAGRGFAAYGTAKAALAHYTRLAALDLCPRIRVNAIAPGSILTSALDIVASNDELRKPMEEATPLRRLGEPHDIAAAAVYLASPAGSYLTGKTLEVDGGLTVPNLDMPIPDL from the coding sequence GTGATTCTGGACAGATTCCGACTGGACGATCAAGTGGCAGTGGTCACCGGCGCGGGCCGCGGCCTGGGTGCAGCGATGGCGCTCGCATTCGCGGAAGCCGGTGCGGACGTGGTGATCGCGTCGCGCACGCAGTCGCAACTCGAGGAGGTGGCCGGCCAGATAAAGGGCGTCGGCCGCAGGGCGCACGTCGTGGCGGCCGACCTCGCGCATCCCGAGGACACCGCGACGCTGGCCGAGACCGCGATCGAGGCGTTCGGGAAACTGGACATCGTCGTCAACAACGTCGGCGGCACCATGCCGAACGCGCTACTCAACACGTCCACCAAGGATCTGCGCGACGCGTTCACCTTCAACGTCACCACCGCGCACGCGCTCACCACCGCCGCCGTCCCGCTGATGCTCGAGCACTCCGGCGGCGGCAGCATCATCAACATCACCTCCACCATGGGCCGGTTGGCCGGTCGCGGATTCGCCGCCTACGGCACGGCCAAGGCGGCGCTCGCCCACTACACCCGGCTCGCCGCGCTCGATTTGTGCCCGCGTATCCGGGTCAACGCCATCGCGCCGGGGTCGATCCTGACGTCGGCGCTCGACATCGTGGCCTCCAACGACGAACTGCGTAAGCCGATGGAAGAGGCCACCCCGCTGCGCCGGTTGGGCGAGCCGCACGACATCGCCGCGGCCGCGGTGTACCTCGCCTCGCCCGCCGGCAGCTACCTCACCGGCAAGACGCTGGAGGTCGACGGTGGCTTGACGGTCCCGAATCTGGACATGCCCATCCCGGATCTATGA